The genomic window AGTACATAAGTTTTGCTTGAGAGTTCTTGGCTCGCGATCGCCTCTCGACTCAGATCAGGGCGATCAGTGCTTTCATCGCTATTGAAGTCTACCTGACCCTAGATGAATCAACCTGTATTGGCTAGAAGCTGGTTGATGGTGACTCTGTTCCGTTGTCCGGCTGTTGCATGGGGCATGTTGGGGGTGACGCAGTGCCCAGACTCGGCGCGCTCACTCCCCAAATCTTCGCCATGAGCATTGCTCCAGGGGAAAGTTCACATCTCACCTGCTCAAGCATTCGTGATTTGCGAGGAGGCCTCGTTGAGCAAGGAGTTGACCCAATTCATACTTGTTCATCTGCGCCAGTTCTCTGGCTTTTCCCAGAGACAGTCAATTCTGGGCATAGAGAGTAACGGCAAGCTCGTAACAGTTCTTGCTCGATGAGCTGCGATAACCTCTCTACGGTCGGTGTGCAGCGGAATTATTATCCAGTGCCATCACTCGTTTATTCCAATAGCATAGCTAAAAACTCTTCTGGTAATACTGCAGAGATGGCTGAAGCAGCAAAGTCAGGTGTATTTCGGGTCACGATAATTTCTACTCTTGCAGCATTTGCAGCTTCACTTGTCACAGCATCTTCAAAATCCGTCATAGGGCTTTGCAATGCAGCCTGAATAACGTTGTCTGTAACGCCGGCAACTTGAAGATGCTCTAATAACCTTGATAAAAGCTCTCGTGCCATTTCGCCACCAACCTGACGACGCAAAATGTAAAAAATATTCGTCACAGCATGACCTGAGACAAACCCTTGTACTACTGGCTGTGTCGCCTTGCTTAATGCTTGTGCAGACGCTGTAACAAATGGTTGACGTTGAGCTAAAACATCAATCAAAACATCACTGTCAAATAACACTTGCCTCAACTGTACTTCTCCTCCAGATAGTCCACGTAGGTATCTGTGGGATCTTCTGCACTCAACTGAATCACACCGATTAAGCTTTGAGTCCAGGGATCGAGGCTAGCCAACGAATTTGCACTTGGAGTTGGAGTTGGAGGGTTAAATACTAGTGTTTCTTGTTGAATAGAACTCAACAAGGATTGGACTAAGCGCCAGCGATCGCCAATAGACAACTGCAACGCCTGGTTTTGTAATTCCTGCAATGTCATTAGCCCTTACCAACAACTCTCTACCTATTGTAAAGTGCTGCTAGCGGTTTTAGTCTTAACCTGTCTCTCCCCGAACATTTTACGCCATCAAAGCTTTGAACACTAGCCGATGGGCTATCAGTTATATCCCAACCAAAGAACAAGCAGCATAACTATTGTTTATGCTGAACACCTCCCCTTTGATCGTCATCCCCCCACCAAGATGATTAGCGAGACTACAACTGAATATCACTTTCTCCAGAGAGGACTAGCCTGAAACTTGCCTGCATAGTTCTCCTACTTAGAGTGTTATGCAGACTTTGATCAGCCCATACAACCCATAGGGGTGATTATGACGATTGGATGCTATACAACACCCTAGCTAGGGTCGTTTACAGACTGGTGGCAGAATAATACGCTCATTTCAGGGTGTTATGTAGCTAGTTTCAGGCAATCTTCACGATCAGCATAAGAGCAATACATGTAGCATTTAGCACATAAGCTCTAGCTAGAGGTTCCTGGCTCACGATCGCCTCTCGAATCAGATCAGGGCGATCGCTCTTCTCCCTAGGGAGCAGTGAATTGGGACAACTCATATAAGCTGGCATACTCCTCATCCTAAGCTAGAACGAAATTTGTTAGGCATGACCGATTAGTTTAGGGAAACTGGGGCTGTATCGATCGCACGAATCGCTGAAGCTGCCGACTTTCTAACTCCAAAACACGCCGGGCAAAGTCAAGATCGTGGTCGAGTAAATCGTCAAAGGTATCGACAGGAATCGCTAGGATTCGGGTACGTTCGCTATCTGCAACGATCGTATTTTCTGAACTGCTGTGGGCTAAAACTTCCAGCTCGTCTAGCGTTTGCCCCGGATGGAGCTGTTCGACGTGAACCCCAGATTCCGTCTGATAGTGGATGTTGGCGTCGCCTTCGATCAGCAGCAGCAACTCTCGACAAGTATCTCCAGCTTCTGTAATCACATCCCCTTGATGGTAGGGTCTCACCTCGGCTCGATTGGCAAGGGCAATGAGTGTGTCACTCTGCATTCGGTGGAAAAAGTCGCTATTAAATAAGTAAACCAATTTCTCCAGCGTTGGGAACTGGGTCAGAGTCAATTTTTCTGTGGACGACGATTGCCAAGCCAATAGCTGATCAATGGTTTCCTGTACAAGATGGGAACTAACCGTGTGGCGATGATTCCGAGCGATCGCTAGACTGCGGTCTGGGTCTAGTTGAGCAATCATATAGAGCGCTGCCGCCTGGATCATAGGATTTTGCTCTTGGAGCAAGGCGTCTAGGTGCTCCAAAATTGCCTCAGGGGAGAATTCCAGTGAACAGGATACCGGTGATTCTCCCGGTTGGATCAAACAGTGCAAGATGTCTGGCGGCAGGCGATCGCCCCAGTTTTCTTGATCCACTAGTTCTCCCAAAACCGCAGGTGCAGACTGTTGTAGGGACTGCGCTAGACTGAAGGCGGCTGGATCAGACTGGAGGAATTCTAGAATTTCCAGAAGCGATCGCACAATCAATTCTTTTTTGTGACTAATATTTTCCCGTAGCAGGGTTAATACGGCCTTGTGCTCATGCACCATCGGTTGATTGAGCGCGCGGTAGCTTTCGATGAGTCCTGGGAGTTGCGCGGTTAGAAACTCTGCCTTTTTGGCACGACTGGCATTAACCGAAAATCCACTCAAGATCCATTCTTCCTCCTGGGGGGTGATGGAATATTGGCAGCGTAAGGACTGAACCGCGGCTGAATCTGGTAATGATGGCTCCAGGGCTGTGCGATCAGGCTGCTTGCTTTGCAGTAGCATTAACCGCTCCAGGGATTTGCGGTAGCCGCTTAAGCGAATCTGATTTTCTAAACTGCGTTGACGGGCCGGATTAAGTAATTCTGGATCTTCAATGCCCAATTCCTCTAACACAATACGGTGTTCGTCATCCGTAATGCCTAGCTCCTGACGCATTTGATGCAACATATCTAAGCTGCTGGAGTAGTTGACATAGCCTTCTTCTAGCGATTCTCGCACCACGCCCTTATAGGCCTGGTGTCGCTTCTCGCGGGTAAAACCAGGCAGCACCTTAGCTAACACATACACCTCATGCGTATTCAGATCGCTGAGTGCCCGTCCTT from Candidatus Obscuribacterales bacterium includes these protein-coding regions:
- a CDS encoding PIN domain-containing protein, producing MLFDSDVLIDVLAQRQPFVTASAQALSKATQPVVQGFVSGHAVTNIFYILRRQVGGEMARELLSRLLEHLQVAGVTDNVIQAALQSPMTDFEDAVTSEAANAARVEIIVTRNTPDFAASAISAVLPEEFLAMLLE
- a CDS encoding cyclic nucleotide-binding domain-containing protein, whose product is TLCTFGIFNVFFIFAGRPLVQLFPLSVQYLYDLGLVTLSTLWLYKTWRRSPDLYSRENLARRFRKQLEKLQLDVSQFLEGRALSDLNTHEVYVLAKVLPGFTREKRHQAYKGVVRESLEEGYVNYSSSLDMLHQMRQELGITDDEHRIVLEELGIEDPELLNPARQRSLENQIRLSGYRKSLERLMLLQSKQPDRTALEPSLPDSAAVQSLRCQYSITPQEEEWILSGFSVNASRAKKAEFLTAQLPGLIESYRALNQPMVHEHKAVLTLLRENISHKKELIVRSLLEILEFLQSDPAAFSLAQSLQQSAPAVLGELVDQENWGDRLPPDILHCLIQPGESPVSCSLEFSPEAILEHLDALLQEQNPMIQAAALYMIAQLDPDRSLAIARNHRHTVSSHLVQETIDQLLAWQSSSTEKLTLTQFPTLEKLVYLFNSDFFHRMQSDTLIALANRAEVRPYHQGDVITEAGDTCRELLLLIEGDANIHYQTESGVHVEQLHPGQTLDELEVLAHSSSENTIVADSERTRILAIPVDTFDDLLDHDLDFARRVLELESRQLQRFVRSIQPQFP